From one Luteolibacter sp. SL250 genomic stretch:
- a CDS encoding AI-2E family transporter — METPRPKSSSQDAINGLWTIGLCSFVIAALYFGRDILTPIALAALLTFLLSPLVTRLQRYVGRICAVLLVVFMMLGLTIGSGWVLTRQIVDLGTKLPDYKENIRMKIKAFQLPSGGAFSKLSETFDDLKKDLPIGNGEIGDKTDEGIRKLESQESGEAIPVEVVSTPDASPLELFKLIVAPVVGPLGTAALVLLLMVFMLLQRDDLRNRIIRLIGQGRISATTSAMDDAAARVSRYLFMQLVVNVTYGMGVALGLWIIGVPNAILWGTFATVLRFVPYVGPWIAAAFPIILSIAVSPDWWMPVKAIGLFVVLELVSNNVMEPWLYGSSTGVSSIALIVAAVFWTYLWGPVGLVMATPITVCIAVMGRHIPQLAFLNVILSDEDALTPAEDCYHRLLRAGGDDELELAESYLKTHTLTDFYDSMLIPALVAAGKDQNRGVLDRDQISQVEHAIGELLEELDDRLPGIAKIPESLPDHVSSLVGPCRIHCVPAKAERDRLSAEMLAQLLRVQKFEVTVSPPQLTASEKLERIRQEDPDVICISVTEPTSPSQARYLCMKFRAAFPKRKIAIGLWDMASVPAETEKALREAGADLIMKGVADTQIAVMRLSSAISREMQPAPIPPDDEKRVQALELSGAMKTQDDFTVVTDKLTRIFEAPIAILSLIDKDTQHFKAQSGLPDELGAEGGSPRETSVCGHVVAADEFVVIEDLARDRRFAGNTFVKKNGFRFYAGAPVHSPDGHAIGSLCLIDTHPRDFTQRERKLLEEYAAEVSDDIRRATDAI, encoded by the coding sequence ATGGAAACACCCCGACCGAAGTCATCCTCGCAGGATGCCATCAACGGTCTATGGACCATCGGTCTGTGCTCGTTCGTCATCGCCGCACTCTACTTCGGGCGGGATATCCTGACGCCCATCGCCCTCGCCGCGCTGCTCACGTTCCTGCTTTCCCCGCTGGTGACACGCCTCCAACGGTATGTGGGCCGCATCTGTGCGGTGCTGCTGGTGGTGTTCATGATGCTCGGCCTCACCATTGGTTCCGGCTGGGTGCTCACCCGCCAGATCGTGGATCTGGGGACGAAGCTGCCGGACTACAAGGAGAACATCCGGATGAAGATCAAAGCTTTCCAGCTTCCCTCCGGCGGCGCGTTTTCCAAACTTTCCGAAACCTTCGACGACCTCAAGAAGGACCTCCCCATCGGGAACGGGGAGATCGGTGACAAAACGGACGAGGGCATCCGGAAGCTGGAATCCCAGGAAAGCGGCGAGGCCATCCCGGTGGAAGTGGTTTCCACGCCGGACGCATCCCCGCTGGAGCTTTTCAAGCTGATCGTCGCGCCCGTGGTGGGACCGTTGGGAACCGCCGCGCTGGTACTGCTGCTGATGGTGTTCATGCTGTTGCAGCGGGACGATCTGCGCAACCGGATCATCCGGCTCATCGGCCAGGGAAGGATCAGTGCGACGACCAGCGCGATGGACGATGCGGCCGCCCGCGTTTCCCGGTATCTGTTCATGCAGTTGGTCGTGAATGTGACCTACGGCATGGGAGTGGCGCTGGGTCTGTGGATCATCGGCGTTCCGAACGCCATCCTCTGGGGGACTTTTGCCACGGTGCTGCGCTTCGTCCCCTACGTCGGACCGTGGATCGCCGCCGCATTCCCCATCATCCTCTCCATCGCGGTGTCCCCGGACTGGTGGATGCCGGTGAAGGCCATCGGCCTGTTCGTCGTGCTGGAACTGGTCAGCAACAATGTGATGGAACCTTGGCTCTACGGCTCCAGCACGGGGGTTTCCTCCATCGCACTCATCGTCGCTGCGGTTTTCTGGACCTATCTGTGGGGGCCTGTGGGGCTGGTGATGGCCACGCCGATCACCGTCTGCATCGCCGTCATGGGGAGGCACATCCCCCAGCTCGCCTTCCTGAACGTCATCCTCAGTGACGAGGACGCCCTCACGCCCGCGGAGGACTGTTACCACCGCCTCTTGCGCGCCGGTGGGGACGACGAACTGGAACTGGCCGAGTCCTACCTGAAAACCCATACACTCACGGATTTCTACGACAGCATGTTGATCCCCGCGCTCGTCGCCGCCGGAAAGGATCAGAACCGGGGAGTGCTGGACCGGGACCAGATCAGCCAGGTGGAGCACGCCATCGGCGAGTTGCTGGAAGAACTGGATGACCGCCTGCCCGGCATTGCAAAGATACCCGAGTCATTGCCGGACCATGTGAGTTCGTTGGTTGGCCCCTGCCGGATCCATTGTGTGCCCGCGAAGGCGGAGCGGGACAGGCTTTCCGCTGAGATGCTGGCCCAGTTGCTGCGCGTCCAGAAGTTCGAGGTCACGGTCTCCCCTCCGCAGCTCACCGCATCCGAAAAACTGGAGCGTATCCGGCAGGAGGATCCGGATGTGATATGCATCTCAGTGACCGAGCCGACCTCCCCTTCCCAGGCCCGCTACCTCTGCATGAAATTCCGCGCCGCGTTCCCCAAACGCAAGATCGCCATCGGCTTGTGGGACATGGCGAGCGTTCCCGCTGAAACGGAAAAGGCACTGCGTGAAGCGGGGGCCGACCTGATCATGAAAGGCGTGGCCGACACCCAAATCGCGGTCATGCGGCTGTCCAGCGCGATTTCCCGTGAGATGCAGCCTGCCCCCATCCCACCCGATGACGAGAAGCGGGTGCAGGCGCTGGAACTGAGCGGCGCCATGAAGACCCAGGACGACTTCACCGTGGTGACGGACAAGCTCACCCGGATCTTCGAAGCCCCCATCGCCATCCTCAGCCTGATCGACAAGGACACACAGCACTTCAAGGCCCAGTCCGGCCTCCCGGACGAGCTTGGTGCGGAAGGAGGCAGCCCGCGGGAAACCTCCGTCTGTGGCCATGTGGTGGCGGCGGATGAGTTTGTCGTCATCGAGGATCTCGCCCGTGACCGCCGCTTCGCCGGAAACACCTTCGTGAAGAAAAACGGATTCCGCTTCTACGCCGGCGCGCCGGTCCACTCACCGGATGGACATGCCATCGGCTCGCTCTGCCTCATCGACACCCACCCGCGGGATTTCACCCAACGGGAGCGGAAGTTGCTGGAGGAATACGCCGCGGAGGTCTCCGATGACATCCGCCGGGCGACGGATGCCATCTGA
- a CDS encoding amino acid ABC transporter ATP-binding protein: protein MKLEITSLTKRFGGQTALADLHLASEAKVLCLIGPSGGGKSTLLRILGGLETPDSGKVIIDGEPLPATERGLLSYRRKNGFLFQQFNLFPHLTALENLTLPLEKAHGRTPADARAIAEASLARFGLAAHSHKLPAQLSGGQQQRVAMARAVAHQPRILFLDEPTSALDPEMTGEVLDLIRELAEEGQHIILSTHEMGFANAVADSIAFLAEGRIVETSEPAAFFGAPSSPEGERFLSRVMKY from the coding sequence ATGAAACTTGAGATCACGTCATTGACGAAACGCTTCGGCGGCCAGACAGCACTGGCGGACCTCCACCTCGCGTCCGAGGCGAAGGTGCTGTGCCTCATCGGTCCCTCCGGCGGAGGAAAGAGCACCCTGCTGCGCATCCTCGGCGGACTGGAGACGCCGGACTCAGGCAAGGTGATCATCGATGGCGAACCACTCCCCGCCACGGAGCGCGGCCTGCTTTCCTACCGCCGGAAAAACGGCTTCCTGTTCCAGCAGTTCAATCTCTTCCCCCACCTCACCGCACTGGAGAATCTCACGCTGCCTCTGGAGAAAGCCCATGGCCGGACCCCGGCGGACGCACGCGCCATCGCGGAGGCTTCGCTCGCGAGGTTCGGACTCGCCGCTCATTCGCACAAGCTCCCCGCCCAGCTCTCCGGCGGCCAGCAGCAGCGGGTGGCAATGGCCCGCGCGGTCGCCCACCAGCCGCGCATCCTCTTCCTGGATGAACCGACGTCCGCGCTCGATCCGGAGATGACCGGGGAGGTGCTCGATCTCATCCGTGAACTGGCTGAGGAGGGCCAGCACATCATCCTCAGCACCCATGAGATGGGCTTCGCAAACGCAGTGGCAGACAGCATCGCGTTCCTGGCAGAGGGCAGGATCGTCGAGACGTCCGAACCCGCCGCATTCTTCGGCGCTCCGTCCTCGCCGGAAGGCGAGCGTTTCCTTTCCCGGGTAATGAAGTATTGA
- a CDS encoding MoxR family ATPase yields the protein MSAQATAQRLEAAVCSIIKGQQNVIRRVLACMVSGGHVLLEDYPGTGKTTLAKAIAKAIGGTTFKRVQFTPDLLPSDILGISVLDPRSQEFRFHPGPIFTDILLADEINRASPRTQSALLEAMGERQATIEGERHLLDGVFFVIATQNPVEFRGTYPLPEAQMDRFAMQCALGYVSEEEEAQILADQMEVHPVEVLESVANREEVLELMEASKHVRFSAELRHYVVSLVAATRGRTDVQLAASPRASLALMKISQALALFEGHDFVSPEIIQAVAADVIAHRLVLSPEARYSGITARRIVADIIEETPVPV from the coding sequence ATGTCCGCCCAGGCCACCGCCCAACGTCTCGAAGCCGCCGTTTGCTCCATCATCAAGGGCCAGCAGAATGTGATCCGCCGGGTGCTGGCGTGCATGGTCTCCGGCGGCCATGTGTTGCTGGAGGACTATCCAGGCACAGGAAAGACCACGCTGGCGAAGGCCATTGCGAAAGCCATCGGTGGCACGACTTTCAAGCGGGTGCAGTTCACGCCGGACCTGCTGCCATCGGACATTCTGGGGATCTCCGTGCTGGACCCGCGGAGCCAGGAGTTCCGCTTCCACCCCGGCCCCATCTTCACGGACATCCTGCTGGCGGACGAGATCAACCGGGCGTCCCCGCGCACGCAGAGCGCGCTGCTGGAGGCGATGGGCGAAAGGCAGGCAACCATCGAGGGTGAGCGCCATCTGCTGGATGGGGTGTTCTTCGTCATCGCCACGCAGAACCCGGTGGAGTTCCGCGGCACCTATCCGCTGCCGGAGGCGCAGATGGACCGCTTCGCCATGCAGTGCGCGCTGGGCTACGTGTCCGAGGAGGAGGAGGCGCAGATCCTGGCGGACCAGATGGAGGTGCATCCCGTGGAGGTGCTGGAGTCCGTGGCCAACCGGGAGGAGGTGCTGGAGCTGATGGAGGCATCCAAGCATGTCCGCTTCAGCGCGGAGCTGCGCCACTACGTGGTGTCCCTGGTGGCGGCCACGCGCGGCAGGACGGACGTGCAGCTCGCCGCCAGCCCGCGCGCCTCGCTGGCGCTCATGAAAATTTCCCAGGCGCTCGCCTTGTTCGAAGGACATGACTTCGTCTCCCCGGAGATCATCCAGGCCGTGGCGGCGGATGTCATCGCCCACCGGCTGGTCCTGTCTCCGGAGGCACGCTACTCCGGCATCACCGCACGGCGGATCGTGGCGGACATCATCGAGGAAACCCCCGTCCCCGTCTGA
- a CDS encoding serine hydrolase domain-containing protein produces the protein MNRRDWLRLTVTGTLSGLGGCASMGGGAGGGGGTLQISPAAKRRLSSSGAVGYGVWQRGGSVETWNPGAELGSLSLTKSIAAMAVIRAVAEGWLSLDAPLTDVIPEWRQDAAKSRVTVRMLVNQSAGFAPSVGPLYRGTIRDKGRVAVSLPLVDAPGTRFRYGPACWEILAEVLHRKLSANGSTLEKFIDRVTGRIGLRSRDWRRDGKDRYYLSTGAEYSVRELGKLGRTLGRLARGENDAGLDAGIFRDLASPRGANPMFGAGIWWNRNAARAAATAIEPERVLDGVHDPGFWSRACLSPRVGPDWLAAVGSGGKRVYVLPEKDIVIARLGRSSGWNDGAFLEGLKV, from the coding sequence ATGAACCGGCGTGATTGGCTTCGTCTCACCGTCACCGGCACTCTCTCCGGCTTGGGCGGCTGTGCTTCCATGGGAGGCGGAGCGGGCGGCGGCGGCGGGACGCTCCAGATTTCCCCAGCGGCAAAACGTCGGCTGTCCTCCTCCGGGGCGGTTGGCTACGGCGTGTGGCAACGTGGAGGATCGGTCGAAACCTGGAATCCGGGTGCGGAACTCGGCTCGCTCAGCCTCACGAAATCCATCGCCGCGATGGCCGTGATCCGCGCCGTGGCGGAGGGCTGGCTGTCGCTGGATGCGCCGCTCACGGACGTGATTCCGGAGTGGCGGCAGGATGCGGCGAAGTCCCGTGTGACCGTCCGCATGCTGGTGAACCAGAGCGCGGGCTTCGCCCCGTCCGTAGGGCCCCTCTACCGGGGGACGATCCGGGACAAGGGGCGTGTTGCCGTTTCCCTGCCGCTGGTGGATGCTCCCGGCACCCGCTTCCGCTACGGTCCCGCCTGCTGGGAGATTCTGGCGGAGGTGCTGCACCGCAAACTCTCCGCGAACGGCAGCACACTGGAAAAGTTCATCGACCGGGTGACCGGTCGCATCGGCCTGCGCAGCCGCGACTGGCGGAGGGATGGGAAGGACCGCTACTACCTGTCCACCGGCGCGGAATACAGCGTGCGGGAACTCGGCAAGCTGGGACGCACGCTCGGCCGTCTCGCCCGGGGTGAGAATGACGCCGGGCTGGACGCCGGGATTTTCCGCGACCTCGCATCACCACGTGGAGCGAACCCGATGTTCGGTGCGGGCATCTGGTGGAACCGCAATGCCGCCAGGGCGGCTGCCACCGCCATCGAACCGGAGCGCGTGCTCGACGGCGTGCATGACCCGGGCTTCTGGAGCCGGGCCTGCCTCTCCCCACGGGTGGGCCCGGACTGGCTGGCCGCCGTCGGCTCCGGCGGAAAGCGGGTCTACGTGCTGCCGGAAAAGGACATCGTCATCGCCCGTCTCGGCCGTTCGTCCGGGTGGAATGACGGAGCGTTTCTGGAAGGACTGAAGGTCTGA
- a CDS encoding amidohydrolase family protein produces MNRYPFILICIAFVIAGVMISARMKEASGEGAVAFTNVRLIDGTGKPPVDGGVLVFRDGKIIAAGAGVDIPRKARVIDAKGRVIMPALIAAHSHLGVLKGPKPDSANVTEENVLRQLALYGKYGVGTVVSLGADGDFIYKLRDARRDKPSDGPAVLTAGLGFGATGGVPPMGSGLERAHRPATAEEARQQVAALAEHKPDFVKIWIDDAGGNLPVRMTREVRRAIIDEAHRHGIKVAAHVYYLSDAKELVAEGVDILAHSIRDKVVDEEIIMAMKQRGTTYIPTLFLDEAFFIYADKPQWMGNDFFRNALEPGVEENLASFKERPGARETLGRAMENVKRLHEAGITVGLGTDSGAQPLRVQGFGEHRELLLLVQAGLTPTEVIRIATGNSARIIGHETRTGTLEVGKQADFLILDGDPTVDIRNTEKIREVWIGGKKQ; encoded by the coding sequence ATGAACCGCTATCCTTTCATTCTCATCTGCATCGCATTCGTCATCGCCGGGGTCATGATCTCCGCACGGATGAAGGAGGCCTCCGGCGAGGGTGCCGTCGCATTCACCAACGTCCGCCTCATCGACGGCACCGGCAAGCCGCCGGTGGACGGTGGGGTGCTGGTGTTCCGGGATGGAAAGATCATCGCCGCAGGGGCGGGAGTGGACATTCCCCGGAAGGCGAGGGTGATCGATGCGAAGGGGAGGGTGATCATGCCCGCGCTCATCGCCGCGCATTCCCACCTCGGGGTGCTGAAGGGGCCGAAGCCGGACAGCGCGAACGTCACGGAAGAGAACGTGCTGCGGCAACTGGCACTCTATGGGAAGTACGGGGTCGGCACCGTGGTCTCCCTCGGCGCGGACGGGGATTTCATTTACAAGCTGCGGGATGCCCGCCGGGATAAGCCATCGGATGGTCCGGCCGTGCTCACCGCCGGTCTGGGTTTCGGGGCGACTGGCGGGGTGCCGCCCATGGGATCCGGCCTGGAGCGCGCGCACCGTCCTGCCACGGCGGAGGAGGCACGGCAACAGGTGGCCGCGCTGGCGGAGCACAAGCCGGACTTCGTGAAGATATGGATCGACGATGCGGGCGGAAATCTCCCGGTCCGCATGACGCGGGAGGTGCGCCGCGCCATCATCGACGAAGCCCACCGTCACGGCATCAAGGTGGCGGCCCACGTCTATTATCTGTCGGACGCGAAGGAACTGGTGGCGGAAGGGGTGGACATTCTCGCCCACAGCATCCGCGACAAGGTCGTGGATGAGGAGATCATCATGGCGATGAAACAGCGCGGCACCACCTACATTCCCACCCTGTTCCTGGACGAGGCGTTCTTCATCTATGCGGACAAGCCGCAGTGGATGGGGAATGACTTTTTCCGCAACGCGCTGGAGCCGGGAGTGGAGGAAAATCTTGCCTCCTTCAAGGAGAGGCCGGGTGCGAGGGAGACCCTCGGGCGTGCGATGGAGAACGTGAAGCGGCTGCATGAAGCGGGCATCACCGTGGGGCTGGGGACCGATTCCGGCGCACAGCCCCTGCGAGTCCAGGGCTTCGGCGAACACCGTGAGCTCCTGCTCCTTGTCCAAGCCGGGCTCACTCCTACTGAGGTCATCCGGATCGCCACTGGCAACAGCGCGCGGATCATCGGCCATGAGACCCGCACCGGGACGCTGGAGGTGGGCAAGCAGGCAGACTTCCTGATTCTCGACGGTGACCCGACCGTGGACATCCGGAACACGGAGAAGATCAGGGAAGTGTGGATCGGTGGAAAGAAGCAGTAG
- a CDS encoding amino acid ABC transporter permease, which translates to MRIETRSDMRRWNIIAFIAIIGAFSLLGTLLLQSLAGDWDWSKPWQYREALLRGWGTTVLLSCGAMVGSVLVGLLLMMGQRSPLPAVKWTCRLFLEFVRDTPLLVQLLIGYFVIFAPLMARPLNDIGWDDKIIIGMILLSLFEGAYLGEIFRGGVDSIPKAQWESARAAGLDRGQIYRHVIFPQALRRVLPAVAGQAVSLIKDSSLLSVIGVQEFAYQARVYTSQTYGGLEAYVPLAVGYLLLTAPVAFLSHRLERRYRDET; encoded by the coding sequence ATGCGGATCGAAACAAGGTCGGACATGCGCCGCTGGAACATCATCGCCTTCATCGCGATCATCGGCGCGTTTTCCCTGCTGGGCACGCTCCTGCTCCAAAGCCTGGCGGGAGACTGGGACTGGTCGAAGCCCTGGCAATACCGCGAGGCGCTGCTGCGCGGCTGGGGCACCACCGTACTGCTTTCCTGCGGGGCGATGGTCGGCAGCGTGCTGGTGGGCCTGCTGCTGATGATGGGCCAGCGCAGCCCCCTGCCTGCGGTGAAATGGACCTGCCGGCTGTTCCTGGAGTTCGTCCGGGACACCCCGTTGCTGGTTCAGCTCCTCATCGGCTACTTCGTCATCTTCGCCCCGCTGATGGCGCGTCCGCTCAACGACATCGGCTGGGACGACAAGATCATCATCGGGATGATCCTGCTCTCCCTGTTCGAGGGCGCATATCTCGGAGAAATTTTCCGTGGCGGGGTGGACAGCATCCCGAAGGCCCAGTGGGAATCCGCACGCGCCGCCGGACTGGACCGCGGGCAGATCTACCGCCATGTCATCTTTCCCCAGGCCCTGCGGCGAGTGCTGCCCGCCGTCGCGGGGCAGGCCGTCTCCCTCATCAAGGACTCCTCCCTCCTTTCCGTCATTGGCGTTCAGGAGTTCGCCTACCAGGCACGGGTCTACACCTCGCAGACCTACGGCGGGCTGGAGGCCTATGTGCCGCTGGCCGTCGGCTACCTGCTCCTGACCGCCCCCGTCGCCTTCCTTTCCCACCGCCTCGAACGCCGCTACCGGGATGAAACTTGA
- a CDS encoding MBL fold metallo-hydrolase has translation MLEDDFTYVLRKALRGKGLPPEMVAERAGLSAQKVMSFSRGHFDPRTAALLAEALGLSAEAYATHLDYHPEPMELPDVRRLILPFNGDHVNAWLVSKGGRDLLFDTGNDPTSAAAELAKMKVVPSAVFITHGHPDHVSGMNAFPVQKYGPLIDGATHLDPGALLAMDGVTLRAVDLSGHFNPSVGYLIEGLAQPVLVAGDAIFAGSIGGCDPEHYDDAILRIKAALASLDDHTVILPGHGPPTTVGEEKRRNPFLA, from the coding sequence ATGCTTGAAGATGATTTCACCTACGTCCTGAGAAAGGCGCTGCGGGGGAAGGGGCTTCCTCCGGAAATGGTGGCTGAACGGGCCGGGCTGTCCGCGCAGAAGGTGATGTCGTTTTCCCGCGGACATTTCGATCCCCGTACTGCCGCCCTGCTGGCAGAGGCGCTCGGCCTTTCGGCGGAGGCCTACGCAACCCACCTGGACTATCATCCGGAACCCATGGAACTGCCGGACGTAAGGCGGCTGATCCTGCCTTTCAACGGCGACCATGTGAACGCCTGGCTGGTTTCCAAGGGTGGCCGGGATCTCCTTTTCGACACGGGGAATGATCCCACTTCGGCCGCCGCGGAACTGGCGAAAATGAAGGTGGTACCGTCCGCCGTTTTCATCACCCACGGGCATCCGGACCATGTGTCCGGGATGAATGCTTTTCCCGTGCAGAAATACGGACCGCTCATCGACGGTGCCACGCATCTCGACCCCGGTGCCCTGCTCGCGATGGATGGGGTCACGCTGCGCGCGGTGGATCTTTCGGGACATTTCAATCCTTCAGTCGGCTACCTGATCGAGGGGCTCGCCCAGCCGGTCTTGGTCGCGGGCGATGCCATCTTCGCGGGTTCCATCGGCGGATGTGACCCGGAGCATTACGATGACGCCATCCTTCGGATCAAGGCGGCGCTCGCTTCACTGGATGACCATACGGTGATTCTGCCCGGGCATGGCCCTCCCACGACCGTCGGCGAGGAGAAGCGGAGAAATCCGTTCCTGGCGTGA
- a CDS encoding alpha/beta hydrolase-fold protein, whose amino-acid sequence MAHRRRMNTVSLPSTNGKYTRKAWFIPAEGIPAKIAVFLDAEYYLDHMDTPAVIAGLTERGAIPPLACLFISSGDAEARHHDFTCSDPFSDYIANDALPWAVRKAGLHTRSGHLIAGLSLSGLQAAYMTLGYPGTFSHALSQSGSFWWEDEWLAKHLREFIPSEGKFWLSVGSDEKGAGMVHPPTELCQNTDQDVAVANMATGLKSYGHTVRHHVFDGGHNTRCWKDDLPQALEWLLSKTR is encoded by the coding sequence ATGGCACACCGCCGCCGCATGAACACCGTCTCCCTGCCGAGCACCAACGGAAAATACACCCGCAAGGCATGGTTCATTCCTGCCGAAGGTATCCCGGCGAAGATCGCCGTCTTTCTGGACGCGGAGTATTACCTGGATCACATGGACACTCCGGCCGTGATCGCCGGACTGACGGAGCGCGGTGCCATCCCTCCCTTGGCCTGCCTCTTCATCTCCAGCGGCGACGCGGAGGCCCGTCACCATGATTTCACCTGCAGCGATCCGTTCTCCGACTACATCGCCAACGACGCGCTGCCGTGGGCGGTGAGAAAAGCCGGGCTCCACACCCGCTCCGGCCACCTCATCGCGGGTCTGAGCCTCAGCGGGCTCCAGGCCGCCTACATGACGCTGGGCTACCCCGGCACCTTTTCCCATGCGCTCAGCCAGTCCGGTTCCTTCTGGTGGGAGGATGAATGGCTGGCGAAGCATCTCCGCGAATTCATCCCGTCAGAAGGAAAATTCTGGCTCAGCGTGGGGTCAGACGAAAAGGGGGCGGGAATGGTCCATCCTCCGACAGAACTCTGCCAGAACACCGATCAGGACGTGGCCGTCGCCAACATGGCCACCGGCTTGAAATCCTACGGGCACACGGTGCGGCACCACGTCTTCGACGGCGGCCACAACACCCGCTGCTGGAAGGATGATCTGCCACAGGCACTGGAGTGGCTGCTTTCCAAAACCCGTTGA
- a CDS encoding ferritin-like domain-containing protein yields MITNLQQLYHDQLRDLHSAETQLISALPEMISNASDPDLREAFTKHLEETHEHKLRLETICADLGIDPEGEDCDAMRGLIREARKHAGATSPGDVRDAALIACANRVEHYEIAAYGVAKAFADALGYDEAFRLLGDTLQEEGDADKVLTRIATGGLFSRGVNQEAIH; encoded by the coding sequence ATGATCACCAACCTGCAGCAACTCTACCATGATCAACTCCGCGACCTCCACAGTGCGGAGACCCAGCTCATTTCCGCCCTGCCGGAGATGATCTCAAATGCGAGCGATCCGGATCTCCGCGAAGCTTTCACCAAGCACCTCGAGGAAACCCACGAACACAAGCTCCGACTTGAAACCATCTGCGCCGACCTCGGCATCGATCCGGAGGGCGAGGATTGCGACGCGATGCGGGGCCTCATCAGGGAGGCCAGAAAACACGCCGGGGCCACCTCGCCGGGCGATGTGCGGGACGCCGCGCTCATCGCCTGTGCCAACCGGGTGGAGCACTACGAAATCGCCGCCTACGGGGTGGCGAAAGCGTTCGCCGATGCGCTCGGATACGATGAAGCCTTCCGGCTCCTTGGCGACACACTCCAGGAGGAAGGCGACGCGGACAAGGTGCTGACAAGAATCGCCACCGGGGGGCTCTTCAGCCGCGGTGTCAACCAGGAGGCCATTCACTGA
- a CDS encoding class I SAM-dependent methyltransferase — protein MNDEPVMSHLPPRPTDLAQQFIGGILSAGDIAIDATAGNGHDTLFLAEAVGAEGRVLAFDVQEAAIVSSRARIVEGGFADRVEFFHQSHSAMAEHAVAGTVAAVMFNLGYLPGADHSVATGGDTIAALEAATDLIRGGGVLSVVCYPGHDGGGEEARQVETWMATLPARGWRVAKYGALGTLKPAPYLLLAVLRAAGAS, from the coding sequence ATGAACGATGAGCCGGTGATGTCCCATCTGCCTCCACGTCCCACCGATCTCGCACAGCAGTTCATCGGCGGAATCCTTTCCGCAGGAGATATCGCCATCGATGCGACGGCGGGGAATGGCCATGACACGCTGTTCCTTGCAGAAGCGGTGGGGGCGGAGGGACGCGTGCTCGCGTTCGACGTGCAGGAGGCTGCAATCGTTTCCTCAAGGGCGAGGATCGTGGAAGGGGGCTTCGCGGATCGGGTGGAATTTTTCCACCAGTCCCACTCCGCGATGGCGGAGCATGCGGTGGCCGGAACCGTGGCGGCGGTCATGTTCAACCTCGGCTACCTCCCTGGAGCTGACCACTCCGTGGCAACCGGCGGGGATACGATCGCAGCGCTGGAGGCTGCGACCGACCTGATCCGCGGCGGTGGAGTGTTGTCCGTGGTGTGCTATCCCGGCCACGATGGCGGCGGGGAGGAAGCCCGGCAGGTGGAAACATGGATGGCCACACTGCCGGCACGGGGCTGGCGGGTGGCCAAGTATGGCGCGCTGGGCACGCTGAAGCCAGCTCCCTACCTTCTCCTCGCCGTGCTGCGCGCGGCGGGTGCTTCGTGA